Proteins from one Raphanus sativus cultivar WK10039 unplaced genomic scaffold, ASM80110v3 Scaffold1978, whole genome shotgun sequence genomic window:
- the LOC108838868 gene encoding uncharacterized protein LOC108838868, whose amino-acid sequence MSIKHVWFLMVVVGFVVSANAQLPQFPIPFPFPLPFQPSPGIPGLPDVAKCWSSVMNVPGCIIEIYTSLVTGKFGHIGPACCKAFLEAEANCLPKVPIYSLFPLKEQCSRVGSAAPPTTK is encoded by the coding sequence ATGTCTATTAAACATGTCTGGTTCCTAATGGTGGTTGTGGGTTTTGTAGTCTCTGCCAATGCTCAACTACCCCAGTTTCCCATCCCATTTCCTTTTCCACTCCCATTCCAACCAAGTCCCGGTATTCCAGGATTACCTGATGTAGCAAAATGTTGGTCTTCAGTGATGAATGTTCCAGGATGCATTATAGAGATTTATACATCCTTAGTCACAGGAAAATTCGGACATATAGGCCCCGCTTGTTGCAAAGCATTCTTGGAAGCCGAAGCCAATTGCTTGCCGAAAGTTCCTATATATTCACTTTTTCCTCTCAAAGAACAATGTTCAAGAGTTGGTAGCGCAGCTCCTCCTAcaacaaaatag